CGCCTATTCGAGGGCGTTCTCGCGGCTCCTGCCGGGTCTTGGCGTGCGTATCGTCAATCTGCGCACCGCCGCGATCGGCCGCCGCCCCAAGGTCGATCTGGGCGCGCTGGCCCCCGGGCCCGACGCTTCGGTCGCCAAGGCGCGCCTCGGCGACCGCAAGGTCTGGTTCGGCGGCTGGCGCGACACCGCCATCTGGTCGCGGCTCGACCTGCCGGTCGGTGCCGTCATCGAAGGCCCGGCCATCCTGGAACAGCCTGACGCCACCACCGTGGTGCCGCCGGGCCAGCGCGGCCGGGTCGACCGGCTCGGCAACCTGATCGTGGAACGCAACTGATGGATCTCGCGACGACGGCCCTGCTGCTCTGCGACCTGCAGAACGACTTCATCCACCCCGATGGCGCCTATGGCCGCGCCGGCCAGGCCGCGCCTCAGATCGAGGCGGTGCCGGTGCGGATGAAGCCGCTCGCCGATCTCGTCCGCAAGCATGGCGGCTGGATCGTCTCGACCCATTTCACCCTGGTCCCGGGCAAGGCCGGCGAGCCGTTCATCTCACCTCATCTGAAAAAGCTTCGGCCGTTCCTGGCCAAGGGCGATTTCCTGCCCGGCTCCTGGGGCCATGATCTGGTCGACGGTCTCAAGCCGGCCGACATCCAGGTCGAGAAGGTGGCGTTTTCGGCCTTTTACATGTCCAGGCTCGAATGGGTGCTGAGAAAGGCCGGCATCACGCACCTCGTGGTCTCCGGCATCG
This portion of the Phreatobacter stygius genome encodes:
- a CDS encoding cysteine hydrolase family protein, translating into MDLATTALLLCDLQNDFIHPDGAYGRAGQAAPQIEAVPVRMKPLADLVRKHGGWIVSTHFTLVPGKAGEPFISPHLKKLRPFLAKGDFLPGSWGHDLVDGLKPADIQVEKVAFSAFYMSRLEWVLRKAGITHLVVSGIVTNGGVASTVRDAHVRDFEVTVIEDGCAAFSPQVHAEAIAGLRPVAHIATIAEVIAEIGG